In Topomyia yanbarensis strain Yona2022 chromosome 2, ASM3024719v1, whole genome shotgun sequence, one DNA window encodes the following:
- the LOC131684627 gene encoding uncharacterized protein LOC131684627, whose protein sequence is MLLIVSRNNSDDLELYTTKIFNNGFRGSISVELRPVTPPDYFPNKSMNLNGFPVRFRTAWYPPFSYYEETTLEKSNARYDPQYNDTDDTPVLLDGTEPRLLVEFCRRYNCSIVAYFDEVEAWGEVFANHTGNGALGAVATRKADFAVSAIYYWIGPYRYASYTAPISRSGVTALVPKPQALSPWRTPFLSFTKELWIAVGIAFMFGVMAVWIVEKGRSRIIDIGVEQPKTFSDAVLTLIGFYMEQSAYMRNDLISCVFLFTSLLFAGFMIGNMYGAGLAGIMTIPQYEHPIDTTYDLADSGMMWGGTCMNWMFAILNAPEPHLKTLLKNYRVVELEYLAKHRNTRDMGFVGERTEFGHFAPIDYVDEESSKMLRLLKDDLFWQSCTAAVPKTWPVREAFDNLLLNIKQSGIQHYWEIEVVNDYMNLTNEQNILNGRHANTDSDATVLTLLHFMGAFMILGLGCFVAGILLLFENVYVKLSKKEPYHNQAVSEMMNIEMKGDK, encoded by the exons ATGCTGCTGATAGTCTCACGGAATAATAGCGACGACCTGGAACTCTACACGACGAAAATATTCAACAACGGATTCAGAGGTTCAATCAGCGTAGAGCTTCGTCCAGTTACGCCTCCGGATTATTTTccaaataaatcaatgaatttGAACGGATTTCCGGTTCGATTCCGAACTGCCTGGTACCCTCCATTCAGCTACTACGAGGAAACT ACCCTCGAAAAATCGAACGCCAGATATGACCCACAGTACAACGATACCGACGATACTCCTGTTCTGCTCGATGGAACAGAACCACGTTTACTGGTGGAGTTCTGTCGAAGGTACAACTGTAGTATAGTTGCCTATTTCG ATGAGGTTGAAGCATGGGGAGAAGTCTTCGCGAATCATACCGGTAACGGTGCACTCGGTGCCGTTGCCACACGAAAAGCCGACTTTGCAGTGTCTGCTATTTACTATTG GATCGGCCCTTACCGCTATGCATCGTATACCGCTCCTATCAGCCGATCAGGAGTGACGGCTCTCGTTCCGAAACCGCAAGCACTCTCCCCTTGGCGAACACCTTTTCTATCGTTCACCAAGGAACTCTGGATTGCCGTTGGCATTGCTTTCATGTTCGGAGTGATGGCCGTTTGGATTGTGGAGAAAGGCCGTTCCCGTATAATTGACATCGGTGTGGAGCAGCCGAAGACCTTCAGTGATGCGGTTCTGACACTTATCGGATTCTACATGGAACAGAGTGCCTACATGCGCAATGATCTGATATCTTGTGTGTTTCTGTTCACATCGCTCCTGTTTGCTGGTTTCATGATTGGAAACATGTACGGAGCTGGGTTGGCGGGAATCATGACGATTCCACAATACGAACACCCGATCGACACCACGTACGATCTGGCAGACAGTGGAATGATGTGGGGTGGTACCTGCATGAACTGGATGTTTGCAATCTTGAATGCCCCGGAG CCTCATCTGAAAACACTACTGAAGAACTACCGAGTCGTCGAATTAGAGTATTTAGCAAAACACCGCAACACTCGAGATATGGGTTTCGTTGGTGAGCGCACCGAGTTCGGTCACTTCGCCCCAATCGATTACGTGGATGAGGAATCCTCGAAGATGCTACGATTGCTGAAAGATGATCTGTTTTGGCAAAGTTGTACGGCGGCCGTCCCCAAAACGTGGCCTGTCAGAGAAGCTTTCGACAATCTGCTCCTGAACATCAAACAGTCAGGAATCCAGCATTACTGGGAAATTGAG GTGGTGAATGATTATATGAATTTGACCAATGAGCAGAACATACTGAATGGTCGACATGCGAATACGGATAGTGATGCAACGGTACTTACCTTGCTGCACTTCATGGGTGCCTTCATGATTCTTGGATTGGGATGCTTCGTCGCCGGAATTTTATTGTTATTTGAGAATGTTTACGTGAAATTATCTAAAAAGGAACCGTATCATAACCAAGCGGTGTCTGAGATGATGAATATAGAGATGAAAGGTGACAAGTGA